Proteins encoded in a region of the Paramagnetospirillum magneticum AMB-1 genome:
- the mutS gene encoding DNA mismatch repair protein MutS, which translates to MMAQYLAIKRAHPDCLLFYRMGDFYELFFDDAVKASAALDIALTKRGKHAGEDIAMCGVPVRAYEAYLAKLVRSGFKVAIGEQMEDPAEAKKRGSKSVVARDVVRVITAGTLTEDTLLDARSHNYLAAVAEAQGTLGLAWVDVSTGDFAMQAIAPKTLAAALARLSPGELLVSDRLLGAADFFDVWADWKNVLSPLPTARFDSENSRRRLEALYGVGALDGFGAFSRAELAAGGALVDYVELTQKGKLPRLSLPKRLAEGAVMEIDAATRRNLELAETLSGERRGSLLATIDRTVTGAGARLLAAQLAAPLTDPHAIEWRLDMVGFFVEHESVRAQLRETLKRCPDVERALSRLSLGRGGPRDLANVRDALAEIPALRMLVTQSHLDTPPGINQCARELGEHSALVDRLQRALAPDLPLNARDGGFIAQGYHEGLDELKGLKTESNGLMMRLEKRYQDETGIASLKIRHNNIIGHHIEVPSKQADRLGEGYIHRQTMANAARYTTTELIELAGKITGAADRALALEMELLADLIGEVTARAAEIALAAAALAGLDCASALGEMASSARWSRPRVDDSTAFDIRGARHPVVEAALEAARSGPFVANDCDLADSQRLWLVTGPNMAGKSTFLRQNAVIAILAQMGSFVPAESVHMGVVDRLFSRVGAADDLARGRSTFMVEMVETAAILNQAGPRALVILDEIGRGTATFDGLSIAWAVVEHLHEVNRCRALFATHYHELTRLTSRLAALSCHMMRVKEWQGDVVFLHEVGAGAADRSYGIHVARLAGLPPAVVGRAEEVLGILEKSDQASGMARLADDLPLFAALAKPRPAATALPQASPLEEALKAVNPDDLTARQALDLVYELKRLL; encoded by the coding sequence ATGATGGCCCAGTATCTGGCCATCAAGCGGGCCCATCCCGATTGCCTGCTGTTCTACCGCATGGGCGATTTCTACGAGCTGTTCTTCGACGACGCGGTCAAGGCCTCGGCGGCGCTGGACATCGCGCTGACCAAGCGGGGCAAGCACGCCGGCGAGGACATCGCCATGTGCGGCGTGCCGGTCCGCGCCTACGAGGCCTATCTCGCCAAGTTGGTACGGTCGGGCTTCAAGGTGGCCATCGGCGAGCAGATGGAAGACCCGGCCGAGGCCAAGAAGCGCGGCTCCAAATCGGTGGTGGCCCGCGACGTGGTGCGCGTCATCACGGCGGGCACCCTGACCGAGGACACCCTGCTGGACGCCCGGTCCCACAATTACCTGGCAGCGGTGGCCGAAGCCCAGGGGACGCTGGGTCTCGCCTGGGTGGATGTCTCCACCGGCGACTTCGCCATGCAGGCCATCGCCCCCAAGACCCTGGCCGCCGCCCTGGCCCGCCTGTCGCCCGGCGAGTTGCTGGTGTCCGACCGCCTGCTGGGGGCTGCGGACTTCTTCGACGTCTGGGCCGATTGGAAGAACGTCCTGTCGCCCCTGCCCACCGCCCGCTTCGATTCCGAGAATTCCCGGCGGCGGCTGGAAGCCCTGTACGGCGTCGGCGCCCTGGACGGCTTCGGCGCCTTTTCGCGGGCCGAACTGGCGGCGGGCGGCGCCCTGGTGGATTACGTGGAGCTGACCCAGAAGGGCAAGCTGCCCCGCCTGTCACTCCCGAAGCGTCTGGCCGAGGGCGCGGTGATGGAGATCGACGCGGCGACCCGGCGCAACCTGGAGCTGGCCGAGACCCTGTCGGGCGAGCGCCGGGGCTCGCTGCTGGCCACCATCGACCGCACGGTGACGGGGGCCGGCGCCCGTCTGCTGGCCGCCCAACTGGCGGCGCCGCTGACCGATCCCCACGCCATCGAATGGCGCCTGGACATGGTGGGCTTCTTCGTCGAGCACGAGAGCGTGCGGGCCCAACTGCGCGAGACGCTCAAGCGCTGCCCCGACGTGGAGCGCGCCCTGTCGCGCCTGTCGCTGGGCCGCGGCGGCCCCCGCGACCTCGCCAATGTCCGCGACGCCCTGGCCGAGATCCCGGCGCTGCGCATGCTGGTCACCCAGTCCCACCTGGACACGCCGCCCGGCATCAACCAATGCGCCCGCGAACTGGGCGAGCATTCGGCCCTGGTGGACCGGCTCCAGCGCGCCCTCGCCCCCGACCTGCCGCTGAATGCGCGGGATGGCGGCTTCATCGCCCAGGGCTACCACGAGGGCCTGGACGAGTTGAAGGGTCTGAAGACCGAGAGCAACGGCCTGATGATGCGCCTGGAGAAGCGCTATCAGGACGAGACCGGCATCGCGTCGCTGAAGATCCGCCACAACAACATCATCGGCCATCATATCGAGGTGCCGTCCAAGCAGGCCGACCGGCTGGGCGAGGGCTATATCCACCGCCAGACCATGGCCAACGCGGCGCGCTACACCACCACCGAGCTGATCGAGCTGGCCGGCAAGATCACCGGCGCCGCCGACCGCGCCCTGGCGCTGGAGATGGAATTGCTGGCCGACCTGATCGGCGAGGTGACGGCCCGCGCCGCCGAGATCGCCCTGGCCGCCGCCGCCCTGGCCGGTCTCGACTGCGCCTCGGCCCTGGGCGAGATGGCCTCCTCGGCACGCTGGTCGCGGCCCCGGGTGGACGACAGCACCGCCTTTGACATCAGGGGCGCCCGCCATCCGGTGGTGGAGGCGGCGCTGGAGGCCGCCCGGTCAGGCCCCTTCGTCGCCAACGATTGCGATCTGGCCGATTCCCAGCGTCTGTGGCTGGTCACCGGTCCCAACATGGCGGGTAAGTCCACCTTCCTGCGCCAGAACGCGGTGATCGCCATCCTGGCCCAGATGGGCTCGTTCGTGCCCGCCGAATCCGTCCATATGGGCGTGGTCGACCGGCTGTTCTCCCGTGTCGGCGCCGCCGACGATCTGGCGCGGGGGCGCTCCACCTTCATGGTGGAGATGGTGGAGACCGCCGCCATTCTCAATCAGGCCGGGCCGCGCGCTTTGGTGATCCTCGACGAGATCGGGCGCGGCACCGCCACCTTCGACGGCCTGTCCATCGCCTGGGCGGTGGTGGAGCATCTGCACGAGGTCAATCGCTGCCGCGCCCTGTTCGCCACCCATTATCATGAGCTGACCCGCCTGACCTCGCGTCTGGCGGCGCTGTCGTGCCACATGATGCGGGTCAAGGAGTGGCAGGGCGACGTGGTCTTCCTGCACGAGGTGGGGGCCGGCGCCGCCGATCGTTCCTACGGCATCCATGTGGCGCGCCTGGCCGGGCTGCCGCCCGCCGTGGTGGGCCGCGCCGAGGAGGTGCTGGGCATTCTGGAAAAGTCGGATCAGGCCTCAGGCATGGCACGGCTCGCCGACGACCTGCCGCTGTTCGCAGCACTGGCCAAGCCCAGGCCCGCCGCCACGGCCCTTCCGCAGGCGTCTCCGCTGGAAGAAGCGCTGAAGGCGGTCAATCCCGACGACCTGACGGCGCGACAGGCGCTGGATCTGGTCTATGAGCTGAAGCGGTTGCTGTGA
- a CDS encoding NADP-dependent malic enzyme yields MASNFHTEASRNTEAKGNDTLERDTLLMHASGRPGKIEVVPTKPLATQRDLSLAYSPGVAFPCLHIARDPSLAYDYTAKGNLVAVISNGTAVLGLGDLGALASKPVMEGKAVLFKRFADVDSIDLEVDTRDVDEFIAAVRYLGPSFGGINLEDIKAPECFIIEQRLRELMPIPVFHDDQHGTAIISAAGLINALDLTGRDISTVKVVVNGAGAAGIACIELAKAMGVRHENVVLCDTKGTIYQGRTEGMNQWKSAHAVPTKARTLAEALDGADVFYGLSVKGAVTPEMVAAMAAKPIIFAMANPDPEITPEEVKAVRSDAIVATGRSDYPNQINNVLGFPYIFRGALDVRASTINDAMKIAAARAIAALAREDVPDEVDAAYSGRRLRYGPDYIIPVPFDPRLIASIPPAVAKAAMDSGVARKPIIDMGAYKRELSARLDPASAGMQTITDVVKANPKRVVFAEGEEEKQIRAAVAFANAGLGHPILLGREDRIRETMKNIGLPAAESLDIINSRISPRTKAYTDMLYARLQRRGALYRDVQRLVNQERNIFGSLMVQSGDADAMVTGLTRNYWQAFEEIKKVIDPTPGELMFGMTVFVVKGKLVFVADTTVMETPTPQQLADIAVQTAHKARQMGHEPRVAMISYSNFGNPSSERSDRVREAVGLLDARKVDFVYDGEMAADVALDPELLSHFPFCRLKAPANVLVMPGLYSAHIASKLLQKLGGTSVIGPILVGLSKPVQITSMDASANDIVNMAVLASYDAVR; encoded by the coding sequence ATGGCCAGCAATTTCCACACCGAGGCTTCGCGCAACACCGAAGCCAAGGGCAACGATACCCTTGAGCGCGACACCCTTCTGATGCATGCCTCGGGCCGCCCGGGCAAGATCGAGGTGGTCCCCACCAAGCCGCTGGCCACCCAGCGCGACCTGTCGCTGGCTTATTCCCCGGGCGTGGCCTTTCCCTGCCTGCACATCGCCCGCGATCCCTCGTTGGCCTACGATTACACCGCCAAGGGCAACCTGGTGGCGGTGATCTCCAACGGCACGGCGGTGCTGGGGCTGGGCGATCTCGGCGCCCTGGCCAGCAAGCCGGTGATGGAAGGCAAGGCGGTGCTGTTCAAGCGCTTCGCCGACGTGGATTCCATCGACCTGGAAGTCGATACCCGCGACGTGGACGAGTTCATCGCCGCCGTGCGTTATCTCGGCCCCAGCTTCGGCGGCATCAACCTGGAAGACATCAAGGCGCCCGAGTGCTTCATCATCGAGCAGCGCCTGCGCGAGCTGATGCCCATTCCGGTGTTCCATGACGACCAGCACGGCACGGCGATCATCTCGGCCGCCGGGCTGATCAACGCGCTCGACCTCACGGGCCGCGACATCTCCACGGTCAAGGTGGTGGTCAACGGCGCCGGGGCGGCGGGCATCGCCTGCATCGAACTGGCCAAGGCCATGGGCGTACGCCACGAGAACGTGGTGCTGTGCGACACCAAGGGCACCATCTACCAGGGCCGCACCGAGGGCATGAACCAGTGGAAGTCGGCCCACGCCGTCCCCACCAAGGCCCGCACCCTGGCCGAGGCGCTGGACGGCGCCGACGTGTTCTACGGCCTGTCGGTCAAGGGCGCGGTGACTCCCGAGATGGTGGCCGCCATGGCGGCCAAGCCCATCATCTTCGCCATGGCCAATCCCGATCCCGAGATCACCCCGGAAGAGGTGAAGGCGGTGCGCTCGGACGCCATCGTCGCCACCGGCCGGTCGGACTATCCCAACCAGATCAACAACGTGCTGGGCTTCCCCTACATCTTCCGCGGCGCGCTGGACGTGCGGGCCAGCACCATCAACGACGCCATGAAGATCGCCGCCGCCCGGGCCATCGCCGCCCTGGCCCGCGAGGACGTGCCCGACGAGGTGGACGCCGCCTATTCCGGCCGACGTCTGCGCTATGGTCCCGACTACATCATTCCGGTGCCCTTCGATCCGCGCCTGATCGCCTCCATCCCGCCGGCCGTGGCCAAGGCCGCCATGGATTCCGGCGTGGCCAGAAAGCCCATCATCGACATGGGCGCCTACAAGCGCGAGCTGTCGGCCCGCCTCGACCCGGCCAGCGCCGGCATGCAGACCATCACCGACGTGGTGAAGGCCAATCCCAAGCGGGTGGTGTTCGCCGAGGGCGAGGAGGAAAAGCAGATCCGCGCCGCCGTGGCCTTCGCCAATGCGGGTCTCGGCCATCCCATCCTGCTGGGGCGCGAGGACCGCATCCGCGAGACCATGAAGAATATCGGCCTGCCGGCGGCCGAATCCCTGGACATCATCAACTCGCGCATCTCGCCCCGCACCAAGGCCTATACCGACATGCTGTATGCGCGGCTGCAGCGGCGGGGCGCGCTCTATCGCGACGTCCAGCGTCTGGTGAACCAGGAGCGCAATATTTTCGGCTCGCTGATGGTGCAGTCGGGCGATGCGGACGCCATGGTCACCGGCCTGACCCGCAATTACTGGCAGGCCTTCGAGGAGATCAAGAAGGTCATCGACCCCACGCCGGGCGAGCTGATGTTTGGCATGACGGTATTCGTGGTCAAGGGCAAGCTGGTCTTCGTCGCCGACACCACGGTGATGGAGACGCCCACGCCGCAGCAACTGGCCGACATCGCGGTGCAGACGGCGCACAAGGCCCGCCAGATGGGCCACGAGCCCCGTGTCGCCATGATCAGCTATTCCAATTTCGGCAATCCCAGCAGCGAGCGCTCGGACCGGGTGCGCGAGGCGGTGGGGCTGCTGGACGCCCGCAAGGTGGATTTCGTCTATGACGGCGAGATGGCCGCCGACGTGGCGCTGGACCCCGAACTGCTCAGCCATTTCCCCTTCTGCCGCCTGAAGGCGCCGGCCAATGTGCTGGTGATGCCGGGCCTCTACTCGGCCCACATCGCCTCCAAGCTGCTGCAGAAGCTGGGCGGCACCAGCGTCATCGGCCCCATCCTGGTGGGCCTGTCCAAGCCGGTCCAGATCACCTCCATGGACGCCTCCGCCAATGACATCGTCAACATGGCCGTGCTGGCCAGCTACGATGCGGTGCGCTGA
- a CDS encoding FAD-dependent oxidoreductase — protein sequence MTHPALGHGLSFNDLYQRPGLERVDAAFLGALAAADEALAGRLKAARAEPGALAPKDESALLVELAPHLDDFLAELFSIRAAAGELRARQDTLAPLYQAKRLFVQRRALKDIKPDEAATLDARALEMEYALKVGEPFSEAGFARRVLAWMDDEAAHGEELKLAARLAAAKVAANDSAYHPHGILFKVPAKHDPLHQVPVVKGDVCGVPVLEFEAGRLRRREGFNLTDAGTDLAGALDEINYCILCHHQGRDSCSKGMKDRKTGETAKTALGVTMEGCPLEEKISEMHEVKAAGHALAALAVIVVDNPMAAGTGHRICNDCMTACVYQNQNRDPVNVPEAETRTLKDVLELPWGFEIYSLLTRWNPANIRRPLPKPDSGRKVLVVGMGPAGYTLSHHLMQDGHHVVAVDGLKIEPLASDLSGVDTFGQRVAFRPIRDIRSLWQPLGERVMGGFGGVAEYGITVRWDKNFLDVIRLLLERRSEFALFGGVRFGGNLTLEEAFALGFDHVALATGAGKPTILDMPGGLAKGVRQASDFLMALQLTGAARKGTLANLQLRLPVVVIGGGLTAIDTCTEAMAYYPIQVEKFLSRHEQLVAEKGEHAVRVHWSEEEHAIADEFIAHAEAIRAERRAASAEGRAPRILELLQSWGGASVVYRRGLTDSPAYRNHEEISKALEEGIRFLEGMSPVAVETDDFGAAHGIQLKDRDGQPHRLPARSVLVAAGTVPNTTPAREAKGIHLDGKYFQAVDEDGQAVTPDRRTKPGAVHVLMHIDGHDRTVSFFGDLHPSYAGNVVSAMASAKQGHPVVTRAMERRPANPVPASQLFATLNTRLRARVHAVNRLTPTIIEVVIKAPAAAEAFRPGQFFRLQNFEMLARKVGETTLAMEGLALTGAWVDKEQGLVGLIVLEMGGSSDLCAHLTPGEPVVLMGPTGAPTHVCGSETVLLAGGGLGNAVLFSIGAAFRQRGSRVLYFAGYKNAHDRFKVADIEAAADVVIWCVDGGEAFAPNRPQDRAFVGNIVEAMVAYGEGRLGEQTIPITDVDRIIAIGSDRMMAAVAKARHDRLAPFLKREHQGIGSINSPMQCMLKEVCAQCLQKHKDPVTGEEKVVFTCFDQDQPLDKVDFASLAERLGQNSTWEKLGRAWIDRSLRQAGLRG from the coding sequence ATGACGCATCCGGCCCTTGGGCATGGCCTTTCCTTCAACGACCTGTATCAGCGCCCTGGCCTGGAACGGGTTGACGCCGCCTTCCTGGGTGCGCTCGCCGCCGCCGACGAGGCCTTGGCCGGACGCCTCAAGGCCGCCCGCGCCGAGCCGGGTGCCCTGGCGCCCAAGGACGAATCGGCGCTGCTGGTCGAGCTGGCGCCCCATCTGGACGATTTCCTGGCCGAGCTGTTCTCCATCCGCGCCGCCGCCGGCGAGTTGAGAGCCCGCCAGGACACCCTGGCGCCGCTCTATCAGGCCAAGCGCCTGTTCGTGCAGCGCCGGGCCTTGAAGGACATCAAGCCGGACGAGGCCGCCACCCTGGACGCCCGCGCCCTGGAAATGGAATACGCGCTGAAGGTGGGCGAGCCCTTCTCGGAAGCCGGTTTCGCCCGGCGCGTCCTGGCCTGGATGGACGACGAGGCCGCCCATGGCGAAGAGCTGAAGCTGGCCGCCCGTCTGGCCGCCGCCAAGGTGGCCGCCAATGACAGCGCCTATCATCCCCACGGCATCCTGTTCAAGGTGCCGGCCAAGCACGATCCCCTGCATCAGGTGCCGGTGGTCAAGGGCGACGTGTGCGGCGTGCCGGTCCTGGAATTCGAGGCCGGGCGGCTGCGCCGCCGCGAGGGCTTCAACCTCACCGATGCCGGCACCGATCTGGCCGGGGCGCTGGACGAGATCAATTACTGTATCCTCTGTCATCACCAGGGCCGCGATTCCTGCTCCAAGGGCATGAAGGACAGGAAGACCGGCGAGACCGCCAAGACCGCCCTGGGCGTCACCATGGAAGGCTGCCCCCTCGAGGAGAAGATCTCCGAGATGCACGAGGTCAAGGCCGCCGGCCACGCCCTGGCGGCGCTGGCCGTCATCGTGGTGGACAATCCCATGGCGGCGGGCACCGGGCACCGCATCTGCAACGACTGCATGACCGCCTGCGTCTACCAGAACCAGAACCGCGACCCGGTCAACGTGCCCGAGGCCGAGACCCGCACCCTGAAGGACGTGCTGGAGCTGCCCTGGGGCTTCGAGATCTATTCCCTGCTGACCCGCTGGAACCCGGCCAATATCCGCCGCCCGCTGCCTAAGCCCGATTCGGGGCGCAAGGTGCTGGTGGTGGGCATGGGGCCGGCGGGCTACACCCTGTCCCATCACCTGATGCAGGACGGCCACCATGTGGTGGCGGTGGACGGCTTGAAGATCGAGCCGCTGGCCTCGGACCTGTCGGGCGTGGACACCTTCGGCCAGAGGGTGGCCTTCCGCCCCATCCGCGATATCCGCTCCCTGTGGCAGCCCCTGGGCGAGCGCGTCATGGGCGGCTTCGGCGGCGTCGCCGAGTACGGCATCACCGTGCGCTGGGACAAGAACTTCCTCGACGTCATCCGCCTGCTGCTGGAGCGCCGGTCCGAGTTCGCCCTGTTCGGCGGCGTGCGGTTCGGCGGCAACCTGACCCTGGAGGAGGCGTTCGCGCTGGGCTTCGACCATGTGGCCCTGGCGACGGGAGCGGGCAAGCCCACCATCCTCGACATGCCGGGCGGCCTGGCCAAGGGGGTGCGGCAGGCCTCGGACTTCCTGATGGCGCTGCAACTCACCGGCGCGGCCCGCAAGGGCACGCTGGCCAATCTGCAATTGCGGTTGCCGGTGGTGGTGATCGGCGGCGGCCTGACCGCCATCGACACCTGCACCGAGGCCATGGCCTATTACCCCATCCAGGTGGAAAAGTTCCTGTCGCGCCACGAACAGCTGGTGGCGGAAAAAGGCGAGCACGCGGTGCGGGTCCACTGGTCCGAGGAAGAGCACGCGATCGCCGACGAGTTCATCGCCCATGCCGAGGCCATCCGCGCCGAGCGCCGCGCCGCCAGTGCCGAGGGCCGCGCCCCGCGCATCCTGGAACTGCTGCAATCCTGGGGCGGGGCCAGCGTGGTCTATCGCCGCGGCCTGACCGACAGCCCGGCCTATCGCAATCACGAGGAAATCTCCAAGGCCCTGGAAGAGGGCATCCGCTTCCTCGAAGGCATGAGCCCGGTGGCGGTGGAGACCGACGATTTCGGCGCCGCCCACGGCATTCAGCTCAAGGACCGCGATGGCCAACCGCACCGGCTGCCCGCCCGCTCCGTGCTGGTGGCGGCGGGCACCGTGCCCAACACCACCCCCGCCCGCGAGGCCAAGGGCATCCACCTGGACGGCAAGTACTTCCAGGCGGTGGACGAGGACGGGCAGGCGGTCACTCCCGACCGCCGCACCAAGCCCGGCGCCGTTCACGTGCTGATGCATATCGACGGCCATGACCGCACGGTCAGCTTCTTCGGCGATCTGCATCCGTCCTATGCCGGCAACGTGGTCTCGGCCATGGCCTCGGCCAAGCAGGGCCATCCGGTGGTGACCCGCGCCATGGAGCGCCGGCCCGCCAATCCGGTGCCGGCCTCCCAGTTGTTCGCCACCCTCAACACCCGGCTGCGCGCCCGGGTGCACGCGGTCAACCGCCTGACCCCCACCATCATCGAGGTGGTGATCAAGGCCCCGGCGGCGGCCGAGGCCTTCCGTCCCGGCCAGTTCTTCCGCCTGCAGAACTTCGAGATGCTGGCCCGCAAGGTGGGCGAGACCACCCTGGCCATGGAAGGTTTGGCGCTGACCGGAGCCTGGGTGGATAAGGAGCAGGGGCTGGTCGGGCTGATCGTCCTGGAAATGGGCGGCTCCAGCGATCTGTGCGCCCATCTCACCCCCGGCGAGCCGGTGGTGCTGATGGGGCCGACCGGGGCGCCCACCCATGTCTGCGGCTCGGAAACCGTGCTGCTGGCCGGTGGCGGTCTCGGCAATGCCGTGCTGTTCTCCATCGGCGCCGCCTTCCGCCAGCGGGGCTCCAGGGTGCTGTACTTCGCCGGCTACAAGAATGCCCATGACCGTTTCAAGGTGGCCGATATCGAGGCCGCCGCCGACGTGGTGATCTGGTGCGTGGATGGCGGCGAGGCCTTTGCCCCCAACCGGCCCCAGGACCGCGCCTTCGTCGGCAATATCGTTGAGGCCATGGTGGCCTATGGCGAGGGCCGGCTGGGCGAGCAGACCATTCCCATCACCGACGTGGACCGCATCATCGCCATCGGCTCGGACCGCATGATGGCGGCGGTGGCCAAGGCCCGCCACGACCGCCTCGCCCCCTTCCTCAAGCGCGAGCACCAGGGCATCGGCTCCATCAACTCGCCCATGCAATGCATGCTGAAGGAGGTCTGTGCCCAGTGCCTGCAAAAGCACAAGGACCCGGTCACCGGCGAGGAGAAGGTGGTGTTCACCTGCTTTGACCAGGACCAGCCCCTGGACAAGGTGGACTTCGCCAGCCTGGCCGAGCGCCTGGGCCAGAACTCCACCTGGGAGAAGCTGGGCCGGGCCTGGATCGACCGCTCGCTGCGGCAGGCGGGGTTGCGGGGTTAA
- a CDS encoding nucleoside recognition domain-containing protein, with protein MNSLITIILPAGRSAIELSLFVLLPIMVVMLSMMRLLEAWGVLDWLVARLTPVLRPFGLTGLATFAAIQVSFVSFAAPAATLAMMEQRGTSDRHLAAAFAMVLAMAQANAAFPLGALGLHVLPVLGVSLVGGLLAAAIAYHVAGRTLSAEEQVLDETLKHAVAENAKGVVDVINRAGAEAFRIAISAIPMLVVSLTVVTALRQAGAIQALTNALPFVDPDLVLPAVTKYLAGGTAMLGVVDEQVRAGHLSPAQLNTWAGILIHPLDFPGVAVLMAAGPRTARVWKPAVLGSLAGIALRGALHMALN; from the coding sequence GTGAACAGCCTGATCACCATCATCCTGCCCGCCGGCCGCTCGGCCATCGAGCTGTCGCTGTTCGTGCTGCTGCCCATCATGGTGGTGATGCTGTCCATGATGCGGCTGCTGGAGGCCTGGGGCGTCCTGGACTGGCTGGTGGCGAGGCTGACCCCCGTCCTGCGCCCCTTCGGCCTGACCGGGCTGGCCACCTTCGCCGCCATCCAGGTGAGCTTCGTCAGCTTCGCCGCCCCGGCCGCCACCCTGGCCATGATGGAGCAGCGCGGCACCTCGGACCGCCATCTGGCCGCCGCCTTCGCCATGGTGCTGGCCATGGCCCAGGCCAACGCCGCCTTTCCCCTGGGAGCCCTCGGTCTGCATGTGCTGCCGGTGCTGGGCGTTTCGCTGGTGGGCGGATTGCTCGCCGCCGCCATCGCCTATCACGTGGCCGGGCGGACTCTGTCGGCCGAGGAGCAGGTGCTGGACGAGACGCTGAAGCACGCCGTGGCCGAGAACGCCAAGGGCGTTGTCGACGTCATCAACCGGGCCGGCGCCGAGGCCTTCCGCATCGCCATCAGCGCCATTCCCATGCTGGTGGTGTCGCTGACGGTGGTCACCGCTCTGCGGCAGGCCGGCGCCATCCAGGCGCTGACCAATGCCCTGCCCTTCGTCGATCCCGATCTGGTCCTGCCCGCCGTCACCAAGTATCTGGCGGGCGGCACCGCCATGCTGGGCGTGGTGGACGAGCAGGTCCGCGCTGGCCATCTGTCGCCCGCCCAGCTCAACACCTGGGCGGGCATCCTGATCCATCCCCTGGACTTTCCCGGGGTGGCGGTGCTGATGGCCGCCGGCCCCCGGACGGCCCGGGTGTGGAAGCCCGCCGTGCTGGGCTCCCTGGCCGGCATCGCATTGCGCGGCGCACTGCACATGGCCTTGAATTAA